A stretch of DNA from Rhizobacter sp.:
CGAGCCCGTCGATGTGCAGCAGGCTCATCGCCTGCAGCGCCATGCCGGTGCTGAAGAGGGACGTCTCGATCTTCTGCCCCTCGCCCGACACGTTGCGGTGGTACAGCGCGCTCACGATGCCCAAGGCGTTGAGCATGCCGGTGCCGATGTCGATGTAGGCGATGCCGCCCGGCCCGCGCGGCGCGCCGTCTTCGTCGGCGTAGTGCGACATCACGCCCGAGGCCGCGTGGGCAATGATGTCGAAGCCCTTGCGCTTGCGGTACGGGCCGACTTCACCAAATGCCGTGCTGCTCAGGAAGACGATGCGCTTGTTGATCTTCGCGAGCGTCTCGTAGTCGATGCCCAGCTTCTCGGCCGCGCCGGGCACGAAGTTCTGCAGCACCACGTCGGCGCCCTGCACGAGCTTGTAGACGATCTCGCGGCCCTCGGGCTGCTGCAGGTCGATGGAGAGGCTTTCCTTGCCGCGGTTCATCGCGAGCGACATGCGCGTGTTGCCGCCATAGCGCCGCATCGAGCCGCCCATGCGGCGCTCTTCGGCGCCGTCGGGCGGCTCGATCTTGATGACGCGCGCGCCCAGGTCGGCCAGCAGGAAGCCGCAGTAGGGGCCGGCGATGTACTCCGAGAAATCCAGCACGGTGACCCCGTGCAGCAGCGTGTTCATGGGTGTCTCCGTGGGGTTCTCATCGGGCCGGACTAGCGCCGGCTCTTCGCCTTGCGGCCGTCGAACTCGGCCAGCTGTTGCTTGAGCAGGAGCATCAACACCCGCGCCGTGGCTTCGTCGAAGCTCAGCGTCGTGGTGGCTTCTTCTTCGCCACGCGCATTCTTCGGCGTGACCAGCGCATCGACACGCGCTTCGATGAGCCCGGTCTGGTTGCTGTTGCTCATCGACTTGATTTTTTGAAGCTCGATCTGGAAGGTCTTCAAGGCACCTCCTCCTGGTGGGAACGTGAAAGCGGGAAGCCCTGAGACTAGCTCATGCAGGGCGGCGGCGTGTCGCCCACCACAGAACGGCACCCGCCGCCACCCAGCCCGCCGCGGGCGCCCAGGCGAGGAGCGCCTGTACCTCGGGTGTCTTGTGCCAGCCACCGGCCAGCACCGCCATGCGCGACAGCGCCGCCAGCGCCAGCACCGACGAGAGCGCCCCGCCGAGCCGGCCTTCGTGCCCGGTGTGGCCGAGCGCCAAGGCGGTGGAGAACGCGCTCATCAGCAGGAAGCCCCAGCCCGCGCCGGCCAGGGCTTGCGCCGCGATGAGTGCGTTCAGGCTCGGCGCCTGCCCGGCCGCCCAAGTGGCGACGCCCGCCAGCAGCGCTGCCGCCGCCATCACCCGCCACGCGCCCACGCGTTTGGCCAGCGCCCCGGCCGGCAGGAGCGCCAGGTTGAAGCCGACCCAGAACACCGGCGCCAGCCAGGCCAGCTGGTCGGGCGCGGCAAAGCGCAGGTAGAGCGGCGCGCTGTTGAAGAAGCTGTGCACCTGGAAGGCCACCGCCGCCAGCACCGCTGCCGCCAGGAAGCCGGGGATGGCCGGCAACTCCACCGGCGCGGGCGACGCAGGCTTGGCCGCTCCGTCGCGCACCAGCTGGCGCTCGGCCGCCACGATGCCCCAGGTCACGAGCGCCAAGGCCACGCTCGCGAGCAGGAAGGGGCCGCGCGGGTCGACCTCGCGCAGCTGCAGCGTGAGGTAAGGCGCGATCGCGTTCGCCACGCCCAGCCCGAACACCGACAGGGCCACGAGCCACGGCAGCTGCGGCCGGGCCGCGTGCCGGCCCACGAGCGTGAGCGGCGGTGCGCGCAGCGCCGAGGAGGTGATCGACCACAGCACCACCAGCAGCAGGAAGAGCGGGGCCGAGCCCGACGGCGCCACCAGCGGCAGCGCAAGGAACGCGGCGCACGAGAGCAACGTCACCGCCACCACGATGCGCCCGAGCCGCCCCACCACCTTCGCCGCCCGGTCGCTGGCCACGCCGAAGGCGTAGTCGCTCAGCACGAAGATGAGCTGGTCCAGCATCAGGATCCAGATCACCGCCGATTTGGGGATGCCCACCTGCGCCGCCAGCTGCGGCAGGTAGGCCACGTAGACCGTCCAGCACAGCGCGAAGAAGAACTGGACGACGGCGAGGTAGACGCCGACGCTCATTCGAGTTTGATCCCGGCGTCTTTGATGACGCGTGCATTCGCCTCGTGTTCACGCAGCACCTGGGCACTGAACTGCTCGATGCTCGCCGGACTCACGATGTTGTCGAGCTTCGACAGCCGCTCTTGAACGTCCTTCTCCGCCAACACCTTGTTGACTTCGGTGTTCAAGCGCTTCTGCACCTCGACCGGCGTGCGCGCCGGCGCGAAGAGGCCGAAGACCGAACTCAGGTTGGCATCCGGGTGGCCCAGTTCGGTGAAGGTCGGCGCATCGGGAAACGCCGGCAGCCGGTGCCCCGCCGCCACGGCCAGCACGCGCAGCTTGCCCTGCGCAATGAGCCCGTTGACCGCAGGGCTGGGGTTGGTGGTGAAGAGCTCGAATTGCCCACCCGCCGCATCGTTGATGACCTGGCCGCTGCCCTTGTAGGGGATGTGGTTGAACTTCACGCCGGCCTTCTTGCCGATGTGCTCGAGCATCAGGTGGCCCACGCTGCCCATGCCCGAGGTCGCCACGTTGAGCGCACCCGGCTTGGCCTTGGCCTGCGCGATCGCGTCGGCGAAGGTCTTGCCGGTGAAAGCTGAGGTCGCCACGAAGTAGATCGGCGAGTACATCACTGCCGCTACCGGGGCCACATCCTTCAGCGGGTCGTAGGGCACCTTCTGCAGATGCGGGTTGAGCGTGAGCGGGCTGATCGCGGCGAAGGCGAAGGTGTGCCCGTCGGTCGACTTGGCCATCGCGTCGATGCCGGTGGTGCCGCTCGCGCCGGCGCGGTTTTCCACCACCACCGTCTGCCCGAGGACCGGGCCCAGGCGCTCGGCCAGCAGGCGCGCGGCCGCATCGCTCGTGCCACCGGGGGCGTAGGGCACGACGATGCGCACCGGCTTCGTAGGCCAGGCCTGCGCCGAGGCCATCGGCGACGCCGCGGCCAGGGCGCAGGCGGACAAGAGGCCGAGGGCGGCACGGCGGGCAACACGGTGGTGAAGGTTCATGGCGCGGTCTGCAGCAGGGTCGACAGAGCCCGCAGCATAGCCGTGCACTCCGGCCAAGCGC
This window harbors:
- a CDS encoding MFS transporter → MSVGVYLAVVQFFFALCWTVYVAYLPQLAAQVGIPKSAVIWILMLDQLIFVLSDYAFGVASDRAAKVVGRLGRIVVAVTLLSCAAFLALPLVAPSGSAPLFLLLVVLWSITSSALRAPPLTLVGRHAARPQLPWLVALSVFGLGVANAIAPYLTLQLREVDPRGPFLLASVALALVTWGIVAAERQLVRDGAAKPASPAPVELPAIPGFLAAAVLAAVAFQVHSFFNSAPLYLRFAAPDQLAWLAPVFWVGFNLALLPAGALAKRVGAWRVMAAAALLAGVATWAAGQAPSLNALIAAQALAGAGWGFLLMSAFSTALALGHTGHEGRLGGALSSVLALAALSRMAVLAGGWHKTPEVQALLAWAPAAGWVAAGAVLWWATRRRPA
- a CDS encoding tripartite tricarboxylate transporter substrate binding protein, encoding MNLHHRVARRAALGLLSACALAAASPMASAQAWPTKPVRIVVPYAPGGTSDAAARLLAERLGPVLGQTVVVENRAGASGTTGIDAMAKSTDGHTFAFAAISPLTLNPHLQKVPYDPLKDVAPVAAVMYSPIYFVATSAFTGKTFADAIAQAKAKPGALNVATSGMGSVGHLMLEHIGKKAGVKFNHIPYKGSGQVINDAAGGQFELFTTNPSPAVNGLIAQGKLRVLAVAAGHRLPAFPDAPTFTELGHPDANLSSVFGLFAPARTPVEVQKRLNTEVNKVLAEKDVQERLSKLDNIVSPASIEQFSAQVLREHEANARVIKDAGIKLE